One region of Chanodichthys erythropterus isolate Z2021 chromosome 17, ASM2448905v1, whole genome shotgun sequence genomic DNA includes:
- the dusp14 gene encoding dual specificity protein phosphatase 14, whose amino-acid sequence MGSRSQGFFHHQDQHHHHHNHHHHHRGSVVPTAIPRLVPETSSLLGGIAQITPSLFLGRGNVASNRSLLLSKGITCVVNATIELPNFNWPHMEYVKVPLADMPHSPISLYFDSVADKIHSVGRKRGAVLVHCAAGVSRSASLCLAYLMKYHRVSLAEAHAWVKARRPVIRPNGGFWRQLIEYERKLFGRNSVKMIQTPYGVIPDVYERDRRNLAPYWGL is encoded by the coding sequence ATGGGTTCCCGAAGTCAGGGGTTCTTCCACCACCAAGATCAACATCACCACCACCATAACCACCACCACCATCACCGCGGTTCAGTGGTGCCCACGGCCATCCCCCGACTGGTGCCCGAGACCAGCAGCCTGTTGGGGGGCATCGCCCAGATCACTCCTTCCCTGTTCCTTGGCCGGGGGAATGTGGCATCCAACCGCAGCCTTCTCCTGTCCAAAGGGATTACCTGTGTGGTGAACGCCACCATTGAGCTGCCCAACTTCAACTGGCCACACATGGAGTATGTGAAAGTGCCCCTGGCCGACATGCCTCATTCGCCAATCTCGCTATATTTTGACAGTGTGGCTGATAAGATCCACAGCGTGGGCCGCAAACGGGGAGCCGTGCTGGTGCACTGTGCGGCTGGGGTGAGTCGCTCCGCCTCACTCTGTTTGGCCTACCTCATGAAGTACCATAGAGTTTCCCTGGCAGAGGCTCACGCTTGGGTCAAGGCCCGCCGACCTGTAATTCGTCCTAATGGAGGGTTCTGGCGACAACTCATTGAGTATGAGAGGAAACTGTTTGGCAGGAACTCTGTGAAAATGATCCAGACACCATACGGTGTCATTCCTGACGTGTACGAGAGGGACCGCAGGAACTTGGCACCTTACTGGGGCTTGTGA